The Dreissena polymorpha isolate Duluth1 unplaced genomic scaffold, UMN_Dpol_1.0 chrUn011, whole genome shotgun sequence genome includes a window with the following:
- the LOC127863500 gene encoding adhesion G-protein coupled receptor F3-like → MLDLQKAFDTVDHDILCWKLRAMGVESVEWFRSYLTNRTQSVHVNAAKSDFKSVVCGVPQGSILAGQPKKGIPGINSILLMCSLLLAQALYLVSSAGNVPPASASCAALGLILHFAWLLVMFEMNVCTYHMFYMLASTRIIAGGTNWMRCFKYQVYALLSSVFWVCVHVTLSEVINNDIGYGKEHCYINEQTMLFITFVIPVAFVIATNGLMFVKVIINIRKSQRIQRHVANDRNEMCIFIKLSTLTGLTWVFGLVDSVADLDPVTYIFIILNLSQGVFLFFSFICNRRTLIDLKEHFNLSKDRTLTLSNSDSSKKAIQSNRTNAATL, encoded by the exons ATGTTAGATCTACAGAAGGCATTCGACACTGTAGATCATGACATTCTGTGTTGGAAGCTTCGTGCGATGGGAGTGGAGTCTGTGGAGTGGTTTCGCTCGTACCTAACGAATAGGACGCAGTCTGTACATGTTAATGCCGCTAAATCGGATTTCAAATCGGTCGTGTGTGGTGTTCCCCAAGGGAGTATACTGG CTGGTCAACCTAAAAAAGGTATTCCAGGTATAAATTCCATTCTGCTTATGTGTTCACTTCTTCTTGCTCAGGCGCTATATCTTGTCAGTAGTGCCGGTAATGTACCTCCTGCATCTGCATCTTGTGCTGCCCTTGGCCTTATTCTTCACTTTGCATGGCTGCTGGTGATGTTTGAGATGAACGTGTGCACGTACCACATGTTTTACATGCTCGCTTCTACCAGAATTATAGCTGGAGGGACGAACTGGATGCGGTGTTTTAAATATCAAGTGTATGCCCTATTGTCTTCAGTGTTCTGGGTTTGTGTCCATGTAACACTGTCGGAagtaataaataatgatattggttACGGAAAAGAACACTGCTATATCAATGAACAAACTATGCTTTTTATTACTTTTGTGATTCCGGTAGCATTTGTTATAGCTACAAATGGCCTTATGTTTGTAAAAGTGATCATTAATATAAGAAAAAGTCAAAGAATTCAAAGACATGTAGCAAATGACAGAAACGAAATGTGCATATTTATAAAACTCTCAACCCTAACTGGTTTAACATGGGTATTTGGCTTAGTTGATTCTGTAGCAGATCTTGATCCGGTCACctatatttttatcatattaaaTTTAAGTCAAGGGGTTTTCCTTTTCTTTTCGTTTATTTGTAACAGACGAACGCTGATTGATTTAAAAGAACACTTCAATCTATCAAAAGACCGTACTTTAACCTTAAGTAATAGTGATTCTTCGAAAAAGGCAATACAGTCCAACAGAACAAATGCAGcaactctttaa